A single window of Mangifera indica cultivar Alphonso chromosome 18, CATAS_Mindica_2.1, whole genome shotgun sequence DNA harbors:
- the LOC123202373 gene encoding uncharacterized protein LOC123202373, whose protein sequence is MAPKKIWKIQKQINRKLDKEPGRVVAGRGQMDRRQAAARQGFSKTLRRRQGEAEKTDFNVLHQLKKRPRKHTLAEAAYQKASKASPKSSSLTGKCSQRGRCSRSCSRV, encoded by the coding sequence ATGGCACCcaagaaaatctggaaaatccAGAAACAAATCAACAGAAAACTTGACAAGGAACCAGGGAGAGTTGTAGCAGGAAGAGGGCAAATGGACAGGAGACAAGCAGCAGCACGGCAAGGTTTCTCCAAAACCCTCAGGCGCAGGCAAGGAGAGGCAGAGAAAACTGACTTTAATGTGCTGCACCAGCTTAAGAAAAGGCCACGAAAGCACACTTTGGCTGAAGCAGCATACCAGAAAGCATCCAAAGCATCACCTAAAAGTAGTTCCTTGACGGGAAAATGTAGCCAAAGAGGAAG